A window from Streptomyces sp. NBC_00271 encodes these proteins:
- a CDS encoding SCO3374 family protein — MLPTVPLPRRPLHPSDRVRQWYENELGWATVPGSPLRLAAGLRFDVLDVPAEAGVRALRHLGPVSPVALHASRSAPCEDPAARREKWPARHGKRMWLLVAAGSAEELPGLLDWLEWGALALDLTAIGAGGSIEAPLPPGVPEGPLTADGAGTDGPGGSGPQGAAVWLRPPEPGCEVEPSLPTLSAVGGGGGAPDLVRLVNTVATQCHRVRLRRACAQPPAYS, encoded by the coding sequence ATGCTTCCCACTGTCCCCCTCCCCCGCCGCCCGCTCCACCCGAGCGACCGGGTGCGGCAGTGGTACGAGAACGAACTCGGCTGGGCGACAGTGCCCGGTTCGCCGCTACGACTGGCCGCCGGCCTGCGCTTCGACGTCCTGGACGTCCCTGCGGAGGCGGGTGTCAGGGCCCTGCGACACCTGGGACCGGTCTCTCCGGTGGCACTGCACGCAAGCCGATCGGCACCGTGCGAGGATCCGGCGGCTCGGCGTGAGAAGTGGCCGGCGCGGCACGGGAAGCGGATGTGGCTACTGGTGGCCGCGGGAAGCGCGGAGGAGCTGCCGGGGCTGCTCGACTGGCTGGAGTGGGGCGCTCTGGCGCTCGATCTCACGGCGATCGGCGCGGGCGGGAGCATCGAGGCTCCGCTGCCGCCGGGGGTGCCCGAAGGGCCACTCACCGCTGACGGGGCCGGGACGGACGGGCCCGGCGGGTCCGGTCCACAGGGGGCCGCCGTCTGGCTGCGGCCCCCCGAGCCGGGGTGCGAGGTGGAACCCTCGTTGCCGACTCTGTCGGCCGTGGGGGGCGGTGGGGGCGCCCCCGATCTCGTACGACTCGTGAACACGGTGGCGACGCAGTGCCACCGGGTCCGGCTGCGACGCGCGTGCGCCCAGCCGCCGGCCTACTCGTAG